One window of Dyadobacter sandarakinus genomic DNA carries:
- a CDS encoding M1 family metallopeptidase: MKISIFRLGLMVLASFGFLDASAQEPAKKYDPHVLFHPLFNFQPGNEYRTGSGAPGPKYWQNRADYKVNVALEEDKGIISGDVELTYKNNSPENLEFIWLQLDQNAFNEKSRGGKSTPITGGRFGNMGFSGGDSLKSVTIQQGKDKFVNADYVVTDTRMQIRLATPLKANGDVIKIKIAYSFKIPEYGSDRMGTLETKNGIVYEMAQWYPRVAVFDDIEGWNLLPYLGAGEFYLEYGDFEYNVTVPWDHIVVGSGELLNPAEVLTADQRKRLAEAAKSDQTVMIRLPEEVTNPSSRPKQSGTLTWKFRCLQARDIAWASSKAFVWDAAKMNLPKGKTALAQSVYPAEDGGLEGWGRSTEYVKGCIEFYSGYVHEYTYPVATNVAGIVGGMEYPGIVFCSSKSRKDDLWGVTDHEFGHNWFPMIVGTNERKYAWMDEGFNTFINFLSADNFNNGEYKTAQMNDMHRLAPLIFRPKADPILTIPDVIQNVNLGWEAYYKPAMGLKMLREQVLGKDRFDYAFHTYVQRWAFKHPTPYDFFRTMEDAAGEDLGWFWKGWFFENYKLDQSVKDVSYVEQNPQKGSYITIENLDQLVMPVKVDIEEVSGKKTRVELPVEIWQRGGSWTFKAATQQPIRSVTVDPDRGLPDVNPENNVWKPVTANEPEVN, encoded by the coding sequence ATGAAAATTTCAATATTCAGATTGGGTCTGATGGTTTTGGCCAGCTTCGGCTTCCTCGATGCATCAGCACAGGAACCTGCCAAAAAATACGATCCGCACGTACTTTTTCATCCATTGTTCAACTTCCAGCCTGGAAACGAATACCGCACCGGAAGTGGTGCACCGGGACCCAAGTATTGGCAGAACCGTGCCGATTACAAAGTAAATGTGGCACTGGAAGAAGATAAAGGCATCATCAGCGGCGATGTTGAGCTTACTTACAAAAATAACAGTCCTGAAAATCTGGAATTTATCTGGCTCCAACTCGACCAAAATGCATTCAATGAAAAGTCCAGGGGAGGTAAATCAACGCCGATTACGGGCGGGCGCTTTGGTAATATGGGTTTTTCAGGAGGTGACTCACTGAAATCGGTAACAATCCAGCAGGGTAAGGACAAATTTGTAAATGCGGACTATGTGGTTACCGACACACGCATGCAAATCCGCCTGGCCACGCCCTTAAAAGCCAATGGAGATGTGATCAAAATCAAAATTGCATATTCGTTTAAAATCCCAGAATACGGCTCCGACCGGATGGGAACACTGGAAACTAAAAACGGCATCGTATACGAGATGGCGCAGTGGTATCCGAGGGTAGCGGTTTTTGACGACATCGAAGGCTGGAACCTGCTGCCGTACCTGGGTGCCGGTGAGTTTTATCTGGAGTATGGCGATTTCGAGTACAATGTTACCGTACCCTGGGACCATATCGTAGTAGGCTCCGGCGAACTGCTTAACCCAGCCGAAGTACTTACAGCCGACCAACGCAAACGCCTAGCCGAAGCTGCCAAAAGTGACCAGACTGTGATGATCCGGTTGCCTGAAGAAGTGACAAATCCTTCATCCCGTCCTAAACAATCGGGTACCCTCACCTGGAAATTCCGCTGCCTGCAAGCCAGGGACATTGCCTGGGCGAGTTCTAAGGCATTTGTATGGGATGCTGCGAAAATGAACCTGCCCAAAGGTAAAACAGCGCTGGCTCAGTCCGTATACCCTGCTGAGGACGGCGGGCTTGAAGGCTGGGGCCGGTCCACGGAGTATGTAAAAGGCTGTATCGAATTTTACTCCGGCTATGTACACGAGTACACATATCCGGTTGCTACCAATGTGGCCGGTATCGTAGGCGGTATGGAATATCCGGGTATTGTATTTTGCAGCAGCAAAAGCCGCAAAGACGATTTATGGGGTGTAACCGACCATGAGTTCGGCCACAACTGGTTCCCAATGATCGTGGGGACCAATGAGCGGAAATATGCCTGGATGGACGAAGGCTTTAATACCTTTATCAACTTCCTCTCAGCTGATAACTTCAATAACGGGGAGTACAAAACTGCGCAGATGAACGATATGCACAGACTCGCTCCATTGATCTTCCGTCCGAAGGCGGATCCTATCCTGACCATCCCCGATGTGATACAGAATGTAAACCTGGGCTGGGAGGCATACTACAAGCCTGCGATGGGATTAAAAATGCTGAGAGAGCAGGTGCTGGGCAAAGACCGCTTTGACTATGCATTCCATACGTACGTACAGCGGTGGGCATTCAAGCATCCTACTCCGTACGATTTCTTCAGGACTATGGAGGATGCTGCGGGTGAAGACCTGGGATGGTTCTGGAAAGGATGGTTTTTTGAAAACTATAAGCTCGATCAGAGTGTGAAGGATGTAAGCTACGTAGAGCAAAACCCGCAGAAAGGGTCTTACATCACCATTGAAAACCTGGATCAGCTGGTAATGCCGGTGAAGGTGGATATTGAAGAGGTGAGCGGCAAAAAAACGCGTGTAGAACTTCCGGTTGAAATCTGGCAGCGGGGTGGAAGCTGGACTTTCAAAGCAGCTACGCAGCAGCCAATCCGCTCTGTAACTGTTGATCCGGACCGCGGCTTACCGGATGTTAACCCCGAAAACAATGTTTGGAAGCCGGTTACGGCTAATGAGCCTGAGGTAAATTAA
- a CDS encoding lipocalin-like domain-containing protein, producing the protein MMSTTRSLHRWLAFVFVLMTCTFMACKDDDDDKEPDPVVNTDPIVGTWQLTSITPETAGTTIPELAFAEAVVPCLYMLKVTFKADNSLTTADCEAAVTAIGTFIPVSAAAKWKVEGDSLTLTQGTASESFKRMQTDTELTLVVNTVTDSSKPAKNALLHFKKI; encoded by the coding sequence ATGATGAGCACAACCCGTTCCTTGCACAGATGGCTCGCTTTTGTTTTTGTATTGATGACCTGCACGTTTATGGCCTGCAAGGATGATGATGATGATAAAGAGCCTGATCCTGTTGTAAATACCGATCCGATTGTCGGTACCTGGCAGCTTACTTCCATTACTCCGGAAACTGCGGGCACCACGATCCCCGAGCTTGCATTTGCAGAGGCAGTAGTACCTTGCCTGTATATGCTGAAAGTGACATTTAAAGCAGATAACTCCCTGACCACTGCAGATTGTGAGGCTGCTGTTACAGCGATCGGCACGTTCATTCCGGTGAGTGCTGCTGCCAAGTGGAAGGTGGAAGGCGACAGTCTTACGCTCACGCAGGGTACCGCCAGCGAATCATTTAAAAGAATGCAGACGGACACGGAACTTACCTTGGTGGTAAATACCGTAACAGACAGTTCGAAGCCTGCCAAAAATGCCTTGCTGCACTTTAAGAAAATATAG
- a CDS encoding YybH family protein, with protein MRKRLYILLLLLFPMAVQAQSAADKQVVLGILNRQVDDWNKGDIASFMNGYWKSDSLMFVGKSGITYGYDATYSNYLKRYPDRATMGKLKFTFLNFSFPGKDVAFVVGKFHLTRPEKGDLEGHYTLLWRKIDGRWVIVCDHTSS; from the coding sequence ATGAGAAAGCGGCTTTATATTCTGCTCCTGCTATTGTTTCCGATGGCTGTACAGGCCCAGTCTGCGGCAGACAAGCAGGTTGTACTCGGTATATTAAACCGGCAGGTCGATGACTGGAATAAAGGGGATATTGCGAGCTTCATGAACGGCTACTGGAAATCGGACTCGCTGATGTTTGTGGGGAAAAGCGGCATCACATACGGGTACGATGCTACTTACAGCAACTATCTGAAACGCTACCCCGACCGGGCGACGATGGGTAAGCTCAAATTTACGTTCCTCAACTTTTCATTTCCTGGCAAAGACGTCGCTTTTGTCGTTGGAAAATTTCACCTGACCAGGCCTGAGAAAGGTGATCTGGAAGGTCATTACACCTTATTGTGGCGTAAAATAGATGGCCGCTGGGTGATCGTTTGTGACCACACCAGCAGCTGA
- a CDS encoding diacylglycerol/lipid kinase family protein codes for MMEQPYLFILNPHSGTFLGRNSRLIEKAVHEMAQTYNSRATVLFTQERAHATTLVSEHMHREPWKAIVAVGGDGTINEIAQPLVGQAIPLGILPLGSGNGLARHLGIPLKLNAALKRLFTGQVTTIDTALINHIPFFCTAGMGFDAYVGYRFSKQPARGLSTYMKVSFESYWSYRPQSYRLNGVEINAFSLSFANAGQFGNNAWVAPQADLQDGELDICRIKPFPKWYGTSLAYQLFTRQMRTSRYIDYEKATHAVVETTQPPLIHYDGEPLQLSTSRIEVSIKPKSLRVII; via the coding sequence ATGATGGAGCAGCCCTATTTGTTCATATTGAACCCTCACTCAGGGACATTCCTGGGAAGGAACAGCCGGCTGATTGAAAAGGCGGTACATGAAATGGCCCAAACCTACAATTCGCGGGCTACGGTATTGTTTACGCAGGAGCGCGCACATGCCACCACGCTGGTGAGCGAGCATATGCATCGCGAACCCTGGAAGGCCATTGTGGCCGTAGGCGGCGACGGGACGATCAATGAGATTGCACAGCCTCTTGTAGGACAAGCTATTCCGCTCGGTATCCTTCCACTTGGTTCGGGGAACGGGCTGGCACGCCACCTCGGCATACCATTGAAACTTAATGCCGCTCTCAAAAGACTTTTCACGGGCCAGGTCACAACGATTGATACTGCCCTGATCAATCATATCCCGTTTTTTTGTACGGCTGGTATGGGCTTTGATGCCTACGTAGGCTACCGTTTCAGCAAGCAGCCTGCGCGTGGATTGTCAACGTACATGAAGGTTTCCTTTGAATCGTACTGGTCGTACAGGCCGCAGTCGTACCGCCTCAATGGTGTGGAGATCAATGCATTTTCGCTATCGTTTGCCAATGCCGGTCAGTTTGGGAACAATGCATGGGTTGCGCCCCAGGCAGACCTTCAGGACGGGGAACTGGATATCTGCCGGATAAAGCCTTTTCCCAAATGGTACGGTACATCGCTGGCTTACCAGCTTTTTACCAGACAAATGCGGACTTCCCGTTATATTGATTATGAAAAAGCCACTCATGCTGTTGTTGAAACTACCCAGCCGCCGCTGATACACTATGACGGAGAGCCACTGCAATTAAGTACCAGCCGCATTGAAGTGAGTATCAAGCCAAAAAGCCTTAGGGTAATTATTTAA
- a CDS encoding translation initiation factor, protein MSKKNRSGVVYSTDPTFEYQDDSQAEPDTLEPARQDLRIWLERKGGGKITTVVKGFIGTNADLEALGKLLKGVCGTGGTAKDGEVQIQGDQRDKVVAWLAGKGYKAKKAGG, encoded by the coding sequence ATGTCTAAAAAAAACCGTTCAGGGGTTGTATACTCCACCGACCCGACCTTTGAATATCAGGACGACAGCCAGGCAGAACCTGATACACTGGAACCTGCACGCCAGGATCTGCGCATTTGGCTGGAACGTAAGGGAGGCGGCAAAATTACCACGGTTGTCAAGGGCTTTATAGGTACCAATGCCGACCTGGAAGCACTGGGCAAGCTGCTCAAAGGTGTATGCGGAACCGGCGGTACGGCAAAAGATGGTGAAGTACAGATCCAGGGTGACCAGCGCGACAAGGTAGTAGCCTGGCTCGCAGGCAAAGGGTATAAGGCAAAAAAAGCCGGAGGTTAG
- a CDS encoding ABC transporter permease: MKLIRQVLESFRFAWQALKSNITRTILSLLGVTVGIFAIVAVFTIVDSLEKSIRDSLSFIGDKVIYVQKWPWGFGGEYQWWKYFQWPEPTYAEYKYLYENLESASAVAVMDFRGGTTLKNGSNSISAQLQGVSYEYNQISEIPIGTGRYFIPLETTNARNVAIVGAEIAEALFPGQDPVGKAFKLAGNKFTIVGVQKKKGESLVDFGGSPDKMCIIPFASFSKLFQSGRRTADIVVKGYPNDEGMKEVEAEITGLMRTKRGIKPRAESNFSLNRPEAAADAISGLFAVLTLAGWVIGSFSILVGGFGIANIMFVSVKERTNLIGIQKSLGAKNYVILLQFLFEAVMLSLVGGTVGIFLVYLLSFLQLGSLVILLTPGNILLGLGVSSVIGVLSGIIPAMLAARMDPVTAIRSK; encoded by the coding sequence ATGAAGTTAATCCGGCAGGTTCTCGAAAGCTTCCGTTTTGCCTGGCAGGCACTCAAGTCGAATATTACGCGCACCATTTTGTCGCTGCTGGGCGTAACTGTAGGAATTTTTGCGATTGTGGCCGTGTTCACCATCGTTGATTCACTCGAAAAAAGCATCCGTGACAGCCTCAGCTTTATTGGCGACAAAGTTATTTATGTTCAAAAATGGCCCTGGGGATTTGGTGGCGAATACCAGTGGTGGAAGTACTTCCAGTGGCCCGAGCCCACATATGCCGAGTACAAGTACCTTTATGAAAACCTTGAAAGTGCCAGTGCTGTTGCCGTGATGGATTTCCGTGGCGGTACTACACTTAAAAACGGATCAAACAGCATTTCTGCCCAGCTTCAGGGCGTTTCCTACGAATACAATCAGATCTCTGAAATTCCGATTGGCACAGGCCGCTATTTTATTCCCCTTGAAACCACCAATGCCCGCAATGTGGCGATCGTGGGAGCAGAGATCGCCGAGGCCCTTTTTCCGGGGCAGGATCCGGTTGGTAAGGCCTTCAAACTTGCGGGCAATAAGTTTACTATCGTGGGGGTGCAAAAGAAAAAAGGTGAAAGCCTTGTCGATTTTGGGGGTAGTCCCGATAAAATGTGCATTATCCCGTTTGCCTCTTTTTCAAAACTGTTCCAGTCCGGCCGCCGGACCGCCGACATTGTGGTAAAGGGCTATCCCAATGACGAAGGAATGAAAGAAGTGGAAGCAGAGATTACCGGACTGATGCGAACCAAAAGGGGCATCAAGCCTAGGGCAGAAAGTAACTTTTCGCTCAACCGTCCCGAAGCTGCCGCTGATGCAATCTCCGGGCTATTTGCGGTACTGACGCTGGCAGGCTGGGTGATCGGCAGCTTTTCTATCCTGGTGGGAGGCTTCGGCATTGCCAATATCATGTTTGTTTCGGTCAAGGAACGTACCAACCTGATCGGCATTCAGAAGTCGCTGGGAGCAAAAAACTATGTCATTCTGCTGCAATTTCTTTTTGAAGCTGTCATGCTGAGTCTTGTGGGCGGAACGGTAGGCATATTTTTGGTATACCTCTTATCGTTCCTGCAGCTTGGTTCACTGGTAATCCTGCTGACACCCGGCAACATCCTGCTGGGACTGGGTGTGTCCAGTGTGATAGGGGTGCTATCGGGTATTATCCCTGCTATGCTGGCCGCACGCATGGATCCGGTAACCGCAATCCGGTCCAAGTAG